One window of Papaver somniferum cultivar HN1 chromosome 9, ASM357369v1, whole genome shotgun sequence genomic DNA carries:
- the LOC113309300 gene encoding serine/threonine-protein phosphatase 6 regulatory subunit 3-like translates to MFWRMPALSASSPVESVLDKENFTLEELLDEEEIIQECKALNSRLINFLRDRVQVEQLLRYIVEDPPEDAESKRVFKCPFIACEIFTCEIDVILKTLVDDDELMGLLFSFLEPNHPHSPLLTGYFSKVVVCLMLRKTVPLMNYVQGHGDVFRQLVDLIGITSIMEVLIRLVGADDHFYSNFTDVMQWLADSNLLEMIVDKLNPSCPSEVQANAAETLCAITRNSPSALAAKLSSPSFIERIFCHALEESQSKSGLVHSLSICISLLDSKRSASSFYSMRSQHLYEQPIPVNPVTITAMIPKLGDLLTLLNTTSDETILPTTYGSLRPPLGKHRLKILEFIAVLLRIGNDLAEKELVILGAIQRILDLFFAYPFNNALHHHVESIVISCLESKNNTVVDHLFQDCNLVGKILKADGNSDLFGDENQPTLIAVGRQPPRSGNHGHITRISNKLVELGNGNSQIQTYLKENGDWVNWQTTVLQERNTVENVYRWACGRPTALHDRTRDSDDDDRDYDVTALANNLSQAFRYSIYENDDTEEVQGSLEREDEDAYFDDESAEVVISSLRLGDDQESNLFTNSNWFAFQDDMIGKEGLSTSTSEKMDDVNLNGAASGGNSSSDDEVVVGEDLLVGNTASGNTASGSSSSSPDAEDVNLHKENAGASSDVGSFQYEMADKNTPSGDRSLPGCKGGQDSSDAQVSGSDWNPFNDGGKAQVDLIMESVDAAPDPLCNGEVVVPPSTASPMDSSDCTVGSSTSNGPTVAPSLFEEDVEFVGVEMEGTEKAMEQALKEGIVGEAGPLKRNLLPKVVPEKKFEEDDGGEGLLEFNDMNYWKVDQDVAVVQE, encoded by the exons ATGTTTTGGCGCATGCCTGCTCTCTCTGCTTCTTCTCCT GTGGAATCAGTTTTAGATAAGGAAAATTTCACTTTAGAAGAGCTTTTGGATGAAGAAGAGATTATCCAAGAATGCAAGGCTTTAAATAGTCGCCTCATTAACTT TCTACGTGATAGAGTTCAGGTTGAGCAGTTGCTGAGATACATCGTTGAAGACCCTCCAGAGGATGCAGAAAGCAAACGAGTCTTCAA GTGTCCTTTCATCGCCTGCGAGATATTTACTTGTGAAATCGATGTTATCTTAAAGACATTAGTGGATGATGACGAG CTGATGGGCTTGCTTTTCTCTTTTCTGGAACCAAACCATCCTCATAGCCCTCTGCTAACTGGGTACTTTAGTAAG GTTGTAGTATGCCTGATGCTGAGGAAGACAGTCCCACTTATGAACTATGTTCAA GGCCATGGAGATGTATTTCGCCAGCTAGTTGATTTGATAGGAATAACATCCATCATGGAG GTTTTGATTCGGCTTGTCGGGGCCGATGACCATTTCTATTCCAATTTTACGGATGTGATGCAGTGGTTAGCTGATAGCAATTTGCTTGAAATGATCGTGGATAAGTTGAATCCATCT TGTCCATCAGAAGTTCAGGCTAATGCAGCGGAAACACTGTGTGCCATCACTAGAAATTCTCCTTCAGCTTTAGCTGCTAAACTCTCTAGCCCAag TTTTATTGAAAGGATATTTTGTCACGCTCTGGAAGAATCTCAATCAAAATCTGGCCTTGTGCACTCTCTGTCTATCTGTATTTCTTTGTTAGATTCCAAGAGATCGGCGTCCTCTTTTTATTCAATGAGAAGTCAACACTTATACGAACAACCTATACCTGTTAATCCTGTGACTATTACTGCCATgattccgaaacttg GTGACTTGCTTACCCTTCTGAATACAACCTCGGATGAGACTATTTTGCCCACAACATATGGAAGTCTAAGGCCTCCTCTTGGAAAGCATCGGTTAAAG ATTTTGGAGTTTATTGCTGTTCTATTGAGGATTGGCAATGACCTTGCGGAGAAGGAGCTCGTTATCTTGGGAGCTATCCAAAGAATTCTCGATCTGTTTTTTGC GTACCCGTTCAATAATGCTCTACATCATCATGTAGAGAGCATTGTGATATCATGTTTGGAGAGTAAGAATAACACTGTTGTTGATCATCTCTTTCAAGACTGTAATTTAGTTGGAAAAATTCTTAAAGCAGATGGGAACTCCGATCTCTTTGGAGACGAAAATCAG CCAACACTAATCGCTGTTGGAAGACAACCACCCCGGTCTGGGAACCATGGTCACATTACACGAATTTCTAACAAGCTTGTGGAACTGGGAAATGGAAACAGTCAAATTCAGACATATCTAAAG GAAAATGGCGATTGGGTTAATTGGCAAACCACTGTTCTGCAAGAGCGTAACACGGTGGAGAATGTTTACCGATGGGCTTGTGG TCGTCCAACAGCGCTGCATGATAGGACAAGAGATAGTGATGACGACGATAGAGATTATGATGTTACAGCACTAGCAAATAATCTAAGCCAGGCTTTTAGATACAGTATTTATGAGAACGATGACACTGAAGAG GTTCAAGGTTCTCTTGAGCGAGAGGATGAG GATGCTTACTTTGATGATGAGTCAGCTGAAGTTGTAATCTCATCACTGAGGCTTGGTGACGACCAGGAGAG CAATTTGTTCACAAATTCCAACTGGTTTGCTTTCCAAGATGACATGATTGGCAAAGAGGGTCTGAGTACTTCGACCTCTGAGAAGATGGATGATGTTAACTTGAATGGAGCAGCAAGTGGTGGTAACAGCAGTAGTGATGATGAAGTGGTGGTTGGTGAGGATTTGTTGGTAGGTAACACGGCTTCCGGTAATACGGCATCCGGGTCCAGCTCGAGTTCACCTGATGCAGAAGACGTGAATCTTCACAAAGAGAATGCAGGTGCTTCCAGTGATGTGGGTTCCTTCCAGTATGAAATGGCGGACAAAAACACTCCATCTGGAGATAGATCGTTACCCGGTTGCAAGGGAGGGCAGGATTCTTCTGATGCGCAGGTTAGTGGGTCAGACTGGAATCCTTTTAATGATGGTGGTAAGGCTCAAGTTGATCTTATAATGGAGTCAGTTGATGCTGCTCCTGATCCTCTATGCAATGGAGAGGTCGTAGTTCCACCAAGTACTGCAAGCCCAATGGATTCAAGCGATTGCACCGTGGGAAGCAGCACAAGCAACGGACCTACTGTGGCACCATCGTTATTCGAAGAAGATGTCGAATTTGTTGGAGTAGAGATGGAGGGCACGGAGAAAGCAATGGAACAAGCACTAAAAGAAGGAATAGTTGGAGAAGCAGGGCCGTTAAAGAGGAACCTTTTGCCGAAGGTGGTACCAGAAAAGAAATTTGAGGAAGATGATGGTGGCGAAGGATTGTTAGAGTTCAATGATATGAACTACTGGAAGGTCGATCAAGATGTTGCTGTGGTTCAGGAGTGA